Proteins from a genomic interval of Rhodothermus marinus:
- a CDS encoding porin — MRYVSGLLLACLLWPAVVFGQGRISGLAFGDFYYIASHHDEALKDQNGFWFRRIYFTYDHDLGDDFAFRLRLEMNSPGNFTAGDAVPFVKDAYLRWRFSDRHELYLGISPSALFNLIESVWGYRPVEKAPSDLQRLGSSREFGVALRGELTGDGVVRYHATFGNGEGTRSEGYRGKKLALALQFFPNEAFVVEGYVDYARTAANAVTTTWHGFGAYRTEALRVGLVYEAQQVDVERGRDRTLRYVSGFVVGRAGEKVNLFGRVDRLLDPNPKGSSIAYIPFATTSKATLWIAGLDLAMNDRVHFMPNIELVTYDADALDTDVYLRWTFYVTF, encoded by the coding sequence ATGCGTTACGTATCGGGACTGCTTCTGGCGTGCCTGCTATGGCCGGCCGTCGTCTTCGGACAGGGGCGCATCAGCGGCCTGGCGTTTGGCGATTTCTATTACATCGCCAGCCATCACGACGAGGCGCTGAAGGATCAGAATGGTTTCTGGTTTCGCCGGATTTATTTCACCTATGATCACGACTTGGGCGACGACTTTGCCTTCCGATTGCGGCTCGAAATGAATTCGCCTGGTAATTTTACGGCGGGTGACGCCGTTCCTTTCGTGAAGGATGCCTACCTGCGCTGGCGGTTCAGTGATCGGCACGAGCTCTATCTGGGCATTTCGCCATCGGCCCTGTTCAATCTGATCGAATCGGTCTGGGGCTATCGCCCCGTGGAAAAGGCGCCGTCCGACCTGCAGCGGCTGGGCTCTTCGCGCGAATTCGGCGTGGCGCTTCGAGGCGAGCTGACCGGCGACGGCGTGGTACGCTATCATGCCACGTTTGGCAATGGCGAAGGGACCCGGTCGGAGGGCTACCGTGGAAAGAAACTGGCGCTGGCGTTGCAGTTCTTTCCGAACGAAGCCTTCGTGGTGGAGGGATATGTGGATTATGCCCGTACGGCTGCGAATGCCGTGACCACCACCTGGCATGGCTTCGGGGCCTACCGGACCGAGGCGCTCCGTGTCGGACTGGTCTACGAGGCGCAGCAGGTCGACGTGGAACGGGGCCGGGATCGTACCCTGCGCTACGTGTCGGGTTTTGTTGTGGGGCGGGCCGGTGAGAAGGTGAACCTGTTCGGGCGGGTCGATCGCCTGCTGGATCCGAACCCGAAGGGTTCGTCGATCGCCTACATTCCGTTTGCCACCACCTCGAAAGCCACGCTCTGGATTGCCGGGCTGGATCTGGCAATGAACGATCGGGTCCACTTTATGCCCAACATCGAGCTGGTTACCTACGATGCGGACGCGCTGGATACCGATGTGTACCTGCGCTGGACGTTTTATGTAACCTTCTGA
- a CDS encoding sodium:solute symporter → MPSFEFAWLDLAAVGLYVVFIVWLGLYLARRMETADDYFLAGRSLTWWLIGFSLFASNVSSSTLLGLASSAYGTGISVYNYEWMATLVLIFFVIFILPFYLRTRIYTIPEFLERRFDGRARVYFSGLLILLNIMVDTAGALYAGALVVQILYPQVPMWLAVAVLGLLAGLYTVAGGLKAVVYTDAVQAVLLLLGAVLVAVLSFKAVGSWDVVTAQIPESDLSIIRPADDPVLPWPGLVTGVFILGFYFWCTNQFMVQRVLGARDLNHGRWGSLFAGLLKLPVLFIMVLPGIFARILYPPEQFPALAANTDLVFPTLLFDLLPVGVRGIVITALVAAIMSSVDSTLNSASTLVTMDFIRRFKRRDSHELVGAGRWVTAVFMALAILWAPQIVRFPNLWTYLQAMLAYLAPPVVACFLVGIFWKRATRSSAFVGLVVGHLAAVVFLGLNLTDRLIVQTGPLSPEQQALVAAGVPVLHFLYLPPILLAISVIAMVVVSLLQPPPAPEEVEGLTWSPEFFRQESRELAGLPWYQNYRIQALGLLVLIAWILIWFR, encoded by the coding sequence ATGCCTTCGTTTGAATTTGCCTGGCTCGATCTGGCCGCCGTCGGCCTCTACGTGGTCTTCATCGTCTGGCTGGGGCTCTACCTGGCCCGCCGCATGGAAACGGCCGACGACTACTTCCTGGCCGGTCGCTCGCTCACCTGGTGGCTGATCGGCTTTTCACTGTTCGCCTCGAACGTGTCCTCCAGTACGCTGCTGGGACTGGCCTCGAGCGCCTACGGCACGGGCATCTCGGTCTACAACTACGAGTGGATGGCCACGCTCGTGCTCATCTTTTTCGTGATCTTCATCCTGCCGTTCTACCTGCGCACGCGCATCTATACGATCCCGGAGTTTCTGGAGCGGCGCTTCGACGGGCGCGCCCGCGTGTACTTTTCCGGACTGCTCATCCTGCTCAACATCATGGTGGACACGGCCGGTGCGCTGTACGCCGGGGCGCTGGTCGTGCAGATTCTCTACCCACAGGTGCCCATGTGGCTGGCGGTGGCCGTGCTCGGTCTGCTGGCCGGGCTCTACACGGTGGCGGGCGGCCTGAAGGCCGTCGTCTACACCGACGCCGTGCAGGCCGTGCTGCTGTTGCTGGGGGCGGTGCTGGTGGCCGTGCTCTCGTTCAAGGCGGTGGGCTCCTGGGACGTGGTAACGGCGCAGATTCCGGAGAGCGATCTGAGCATCATCCGTCCGGCCGACGATCCGGTGCTGCCGTGGCCGGGGCTGGTGACGGGGGTCTTTATACTGGGCTTCTATTTCTGGTGCACGAACCAGTTCATGGTGCAGCGTGTGCTGGGCGCGCGCGACCTGAACCACGGCCGCTGGGGCTCGCTCTTTGCCGGACTGCTGAAGCTGCCCGTGCTGTTCATCATGGTGCTGCCGGGCATCTTCGCCCGTATCCTGTACCCGCCCGAGCAGTTTCCGGCGCTGGCGGCCAACACGGACCTGGTCTTCCCGACGCTCTTGTTCGATCTGCTTCCGGTGGGTGTCCGCGGCATCGTGATCACGGCGCTGGTGGCCGCCATCATGTCGAGCGTCGACTCGACGCTGAACTCGGCCTCGACGCTCGTCACGATGGACTTCATCCGGCGCTTCAAACGTCGGGACAGCCACGAGCTGGTCGGAGCCGGGCGCTGGGTGACGGCGGTCTTCATGGCGCTGGCCATTCTCTGGGCGCCGCAGATCGTGCGCTTCCCGAATCTGTGGACCTACCTGCAGGCCATGCTGGCCTATCTGGCGCCGCCGGTGGTGGCCTGCTTCCTGGTGGGCATCTTCTGGAAACGGGCCACGCGCAGCAGTGCCTTTGTCGGGCTGGTGGTGGGGCATCTGGCCGCTGTAGTGTTTCTGGGGCTGAACCTGACGGATCGGCTCATCGTGCAGACGGGACCGCTTTCGCCCGAGCAGCAGGCGCTGGTGGCCGCCGGTGTGCCCGTGCTGCACTTTCTCTACCTGCCGCCCATTCTGCTGGCGATCAGCGTGATCGCCATGGTCGTGGTCAGCCTGCTGCAGCCGCCACCTGCGCCCGAGGAGGTGGAAGGGTTGACCTGGTCGCCGGAATTCTTCCGCCAGGAGTCCCGTGAGCTGGCCGGCCTGCCCTGGTACCAGAACTACCGCATCCAGGCGCTGGGCCTGCTTGTGCTCATTGCGTGGATTCTGATCTGGTTCCGGTAA
- the kduD gene encoding 2-dehydro-3-deoxy-D-gluconate 5-dehydrogenase KduD → MKGLELFSLEGKRALVTGASRGLGRAMAEALARAGADVVCASSQLSGTDETAAVIRALGRQAWQVAADFSDRTELERMAREAEEKAGQIDILVNNAGTIRRYPAAEYPLEAWDEVLRVNLDAVFFLCQYFGRKMIARRAGKIINVASLLSFSGGILVPAYTASKHGVAGLTKALANEWARYNVQVNAIAPGYFATDNTRALREDPVRSQEILSRIPAGRWGEPPDLAGAVIFLASSASDYVNGHILVVDGGWMAR, encoded by the coding sequence ATGAAAGGACTCGAGTTGTTTTCACTGGAAGGCAAAAGGGCACTGGTGACCGGAGCCAGTCGGGGACTCGGACGCGCCATGGCCGAGGCGCTGGCGCGGGCCGGTGCCGACGTGGTGTGTGCCAGCAGTCAACTCAGCGGCACCGACGAGACGGCCGCCGTCATCCGGGCGCTGGGACGGCAGGCCTGGCAGGTGGCCGCCGACTTTTCGGACCGGACCGAACTGGAGCGCATGGCCCGGGAGGCCGAGGAAAAAGCCGGACAGATCGACATCCTGGTGAACAACGCCGGCACGATCCGGCGCTATCCGGCAGCCGAATATCCGCTGGAAGCCTGGGATGAAGTGCTGCGTGTGAACCTGGACGCCGTGTTTTTCCTGTGCCAGTACTTCGGCCGCAAGATGATTGCGCGACGCGCGGGCAAGATTATCAACGTGGCCTCGCTGCTGTCGTTTTCCGGTGGAATTCTGGTGCCCGCCTACACGGCCAGCAAACACGGCGTGGCCGGACTCACGAAGGCGCTCGCCAACGAGTGGGCCCGCTACAACGTCCAGGTCAATGCCATCGCACCGGGCTACTTTGCCACCGACAACACGCGGGCGCTGCGCGAAGACCCCGTGCGCTCGCAGGAGATCCTTTCGCGCATTCCGGCCGGACGCTGGGGCGAGCCACCCGATCTGGCCGGCGCCGTGATCTTTCTGGCCTCGAGCGCCAGCGACTACGTGAACGGCCACATCCTCGTGGTCGACGGCGGCTGGATGGCGCGCTGA
- a CDS encoding right-handed parallel beta-helix repeat-containing protein — translation MKQYILGVLLLSWAAVAYGQRAYFVAPDGNDTTGDGSKTAPWATLNYAIARVTAGDTIYLRGGQYNWTSRVNINNAGTPEAYIYIWAYPGETPVLNFEGNPDEGIRLRGWYVHIKGLVVQRAGDNGIRINGSYNIIEQVVVRENGDSGLQLDNGAAHNLILNVDSYRNYDAANHGENADGFAAKFGLGPGNVFRGCRSFENSDDGFDFWEAGEGVRVEDSWSFDNGYNRWNDPSFEGDSNGFKLGHGEGAHVLIRNLAWGHRAHGFDVNGNQTGVTLYNNTAYRNLGRNFYFDEHNSAHVLRNNLSVEGRELIYPEIDDAYNNWNLGILPTSDDFLSLDTTGVRGPRQPDGSLPRLDFLRLAEGSRLIDAGIDVGLPFVGAAPDLGAYEFGLTTSVASQRPVAFRLLAPYPNPFRQAVRVRFELASAAMVSLSVWDLTGRRVAVLLEAPQHAGVHEVRWEPLVGLAAGLYLLVLEADGYRARQPLVYVR, via the coding sequence ATGAAGCAGTACATACTGGGCGTGTTGCTCCTGAGCTGGGCTGCGGTGGCCTATGGCCAGCGCGCCTATTTTGTAGCGCCCGACGGCAACGATACCACCGGCGATGGCAGCAAGACGGCGCCGTGGGCCACGTTGAACTATGCCATTGCGCGCGTGACCGCCGGCGATACGATTTACCTGCGCGGTGGACAGTACAACTGGACCAGCCGGGTCAACATCAACAATGCAGGCACCCCGGAGGCCTACATCTACATCTGGGCCTACCCGGGCGAAACACCCGTGCTCAACTTCGAGGGAAATCCCGACGAAGGCATCCGGCTGCGGGGCTGGTACGTGCACATCAAAGGGCTGGTGGTGCAGCGGGCGGGCGACAACGGCATTCGCATCAACGGCTCCTACAACATCATCGAACAGGTCGTTGTGCGCGAAAACGGCGACTCGGGGTTGCAGCTCGACAATGGCGCCGCACACAATCTGATTCTGAACGTGGACTCCTATCGCAATTACGACGCGGCCAATCACGGTGAGAATGCCGATGGCTTTGCGGCCAAATTCGGGCTGGGGCCGGGCAACGTGTTCCGAGGGTGCCGCTCCTTCGAAAACAGCGACGACGGATTCGACTTCTGGGAGGCCGGCGAGGGCGTGCGCGTCGAGGATAGCTGGTCGTTCGACAACGGCTACAACCGCTGGAACGATCCGAGCTTCGAGGGCGACTCGAACGGGTTCAAGCTGGGGCATGGCGAAGGCGCCCATGTGCTCATCCGCAATCTGGCCTGGGGCCACCGGGCGCACGGCTTCGATGTAAACGGCAACCAGACGGGCGTCACGCTCTACAACAACACGGCCTATCGAAACCTCGGGCGCAACTTCTACTTCGACGAGCACAACAGCGCCCACGTGCTGCGCAACAACCTGTCGGTCGAGGGCCGGGAGCTGATTTACCCCGAGATCGACGACGCCTACAACAACTGGAATCTGGGCATTCTGCCCACATCGGACGATTTTCTCAGCCTCGACACCACGGGCGTGCGCGGGCCCCGGCAGCCCGACGGCAGCCTGCCCCGACTCGACTTTCTGCGGCTGGCCGAGGGGAGCCGCCTGATCGACGCCGGGATCGACGTGGGGCTTCCTTTTGTGGGGGCGGCGCCGGACCTGGGCGCCTACGAATTCGGGTTGACCACGTCGGTGGCCTCGCAGCGGCCCGTGGCGTTCCGATTGCTTGCGCCCTACCCGAATCCGTTCCGGCAGGCCGTGCGGGTGCGTTTCGAGCTGGCCTCGGCGGCCATGGTGTCGCTGAGCGTCTGGGACCTGACCGGGCGACGGGTGGCGGTGCTGCTTGAGGCGCCGCAGCACGCCGGGGTGCACGAAGTGCGCTGGGAGCCGCTGGTCGGACTGGCGGCCGGGCTGTATCTGCTCGTGCTGGAAGCCGACGGCTACCGGGCGCGACAACCGCTGGTGTATGTGCGTTGA
- a CDS encoding glycoside hydrolase family 28 protein has product MKIETRLPRRRFLELAAAGTGGLLLWPGRLLDGPEGWALVPEILAHIRPPVFPERDFVLTRYGAVGDGRTDCTDAFRQAIAACHRAGGGRVVVPRGTFLTGPIHLASNVNLHLDDGATVRFKQDPAAYLPVVFTRWEGVEGMNYSPFIYAFGQENVAVTGGGVLDGQADENHWWPWKGRKEYGWREGMPTQDEARRRLFEMAEAGVPPEQRVMGEGSYLRPNFIQFYRCRNVLIEGVTIINSPMWEIHPVLCENVTVRGVTVRSHGPNNDGCNPESCRYVLIEDCLFDTGDDCIAIKSGRNADGRRVNVPSAYIVIRNCKMRDGHGGVVIGSEISGGAHHIYAERCEMSSPNLDRALRIKTNSVRGGLIEHIYMREVEVGQVADAVIRVNFYYEEGDAGPFDPIVRHIEVRNLTSRQSPYALYLRGYARSPIRDVRLIDCTFDGVEKNLTEHVDGLYLQNVRINGKRIDS; this is encoded by the coding sequence ATGAAGATCGAAACGCGTCTCCCGCGTCGCCGCTTTCTGGAGCTGGCGGCCGCCGGCACGGGCGGTCTGCTCCTGTGGCCGGGGCGGCTGCTGGACGGCCCCGAAGGCTGGGCTCTGGTGCCCGAGATCCTCGCCCACATCCGGCCGCCCGTCTTTCCGGAGCGCGACTTTGTGCTGACCCGCTACGGTGCCGTCGGCGACGGACGCACCGACTGCACCGACGCGTTTCGCCAGGCCATCGCGGCCTGTCACCGGGCCGGCGGCGGGCGCGTCGTGGTGCCCCGGGGCACGTTCCTGACCGGACCGATCCACCTGGCCTCGAACGTCAACCTGCACCTGGATGACGGCGCCACCGTGCGCTTCAAGCAGGATCCGGCCGCCTACCTGCCCGTCGTCTTCACGCGCTGGGAGGGCGTCGAGGGCATGAACTATTCGCCCTTCATCTATGCGTTCGGGCAGGAAAACGTGGCCGTCACCGGCGGCGGGGTGCTCGACGGTCAGGCCGACGAAAACCACTGGTGGCCCTGGAAAGGGCGCAAAGAATACGGCTGGCGGGAAGGCATGCCCACGCAGGATGAAGCGCGCCGCCGCCTGTTCGAGATGGCCGAGGCCGGTGTGCCGCCCGAGCAGCGCGTCATGGGCGAAGGGTCGTACCTTCGGCCGAACTTCATCCAGTTCTACCGGTGCCGGAATGTGCTCATCGAAGGGGTGACGATTATCAACTCGCCCATGTGGGAGATTCATCCGGTGCTGTGCGAGAACGTGACGGTGCGGGGCGTGACGGTGCGCAGCCACGGGCCCAACAACGACGGCTGCAATCCCGAGTCCTGTCGCTACGTGCTCATCGAAGACTGTCTGTTCGACACGGGCGACGACTGCATTGCGATCAAGTCGGGCCGCAACGCCGACGGGCGGCGGGTGAACGTGCCGAGCGCCTACATCGTCATTCGCAACTGCAAAATGCGGGACGGGCATGGCGGGGTGGTCATCGGGAGTGAGATTTCCGGCGGGGCGCATCACATCTACGCGGAGCGGTGCGAGATGAGCAGCCCGAACCTGGACCGGGCGCTGCGTATCAAGACGAACTCGGTGCGGGGCGGGCTCATCGAGCACATCTACATGCGGGAGGTGGAGGTGGGACAGGTGGCCGACGCCGTCATCCGCGTCAACTTTTACTACGAGGAGGGCGACGCCGGGCCGTTCGATCCGATCGTTCGGCACATCGAAGTGCGCAACCTGACCAGCCGGCAGAGTCCCTACGCGCTCTACCTGCGCGGGTATGCGCGCTCGCCCATTCGCGACGTGCGCCTGATCGACTGCACGTTCGACGGGGTCGAGAAGAACCTGACCGAGCACGTGGACGGCCTTTATCTCCAGAACGTTCGCATCAACGGAAAACGGATCGATTCATGA
- a CDS encoding chitobiase/beta-hexosaminidase C-terminal domain-containing protein, with the protein MKGAIAWGLGLLLLVAGPNARAQVPAAVPAFPGAEGFGMFTPGGRGGRVYLVTTLADYGADEPPIPGSLRAAVEAEGPRIVVFRVAGYIDLKRPLVVSHPYLTIAGQTAPGEGVTIRRYGLEIDAPHVVIRYLRVRPGDVARIEQDAINVRASYVVIDHCSVSWATDEVLSVSGRASEVTIQWCLIAESLNRSVHHKGAHGYGSLFSSGGRISVHHTIYAFHESRNPRPKDVLLDFRNNLIYGFGDRAGYSRNDLTRMNYVGNYIYPLAYSRHARWAFLLEGTNTRIFLKDNVLRLDDRLLRPDWGLIRPPDGWTAEAIEARARVPLPFPAPSVQTVPAEAVPALLLAEAGATRPRRDAVDRRIVELIRRGEGHLIDSQEEVGGWPPLVTAPPPPDADLDGMPDVWEVQYGLNPDDSSDAAGDLDGDGYTNIEEYLNDTDPARPERWVAPPVIRPDPLAAPPDTTLTITLHGAHGPIHYTVDGREPTAADPRYSGPFTVRRPAHVRVRVVAADDATLTTSAFAFYEAPEVLAAQHPNGPLRPGLLVRRYRAADWDESPPIETLPPVATDTIGRLDLTLWGDEPGTALWFEGYLQVPETGRYRFFLEADPRSRLWIDGQVVAHGRAPEAGPFTAVLAAGWHHVRLLLLREWDLSPVQVRWAGPGRPWQSLTEAAFFVKAASSY; encoded by the coding sequence ATGAAGGGGGCCATTGCGTGGGGACTCGGGCTGCTGCTTCTGGTGGCCGGACCGAATGCACGGGCGCAGGTGCCGGCCGCCGTTCCGGCCTTTCCCGGCGCGGAAGGATTCGGCATGTTTACGCCCGGCGGACGCGGCGGGCGGGTCTATCTGGTCACGACGCTGGCCGACTACGGCGCCGACGAGCCGCCGATTCCGGGCAGCCTTCGGGCGGCCGTCGAGGCCGAGGGGCCGCGTATCGTGGTGTTCCGCGTCGCGGGCTACATCGACCTGAAGCGTCCGCTCGTCGTCAGCCACCCCTACCTGACCATTGCGGGCCAGACGGCCCCGGGCGAGGGCGTCACCATCCGACGCTACGGCCTGGAAATCGACGCGCCGCACGTGGTCATTCGCTACCTGCGCGTGCGGCCCGGCGACGTGGCCCGCATCGAACAGGACGCCATCAACGTACGGGCCAGCTACGTGGTGATCGACCACTGCTCCGTGAGCTGGGCCACCGACGAGGTGCTGAGCGTGAGCGGCCGTGCCTCGGAGGTGACCATCCAGTGGTGTCTGATCGCCGAGAGTCTGAACCGTTCCGTGCACCACAAGGGCGCCCACGGCTACGGCTCGCTGTTTTCCTCGGGCGGCCGCATCAGCGTCCACCACACGATCTACGCGTTCCACGAAAGCCGCAACCCGCGCCCCAAGGATGTGCTGCTGGACTTTCGCAACAACCTGATCTACGGCTTTGGCGACCGGGCCGGCTACAGCCGAAACGACCTGACGCGCATGAACTATGTGGGTAACTACATCTACCCGCTGGCCTACAGTCGCCACGCCCGGTGGGCTTTTCTGCTGGAGGGTACGAATACCCGGATTTTTCTGAAAGACAATGTGCTCCGGCTGGACGATCGCCTGCTCCGTCCCGACTGGGGACTGATTCGTCCCCCCGACGGCTGGACGGCCGAGGCCATCGAGGCGCGTGCCCGTGTGCCGTTGCCCTTCCCGGCGCCGTCCGTGCAGACCGTGCCGGCCGAAGCGGTCCCGGCCCTGCTGCTGGCCGAAGCGGGGGCCACGCGACCCCGCCGCGACGCCGTCGATCGCCGCATTGTGGAGCTGATCCGCCGGGGCGAGGGGCATCTGATCGACTCCCAGGAAGAGGTGGGCGGCTGGCCGCCGCTCGTAACGGCCCCGCCTCCGCCGGATGCCGACCTCGACGGCATGCCGGACGTCTGGGAAGTACAGTACGGGCTGAACCCTGACGATTCCTCTGATGCGGCGGGCGACCTTGACGGCGACGGCTATACGAACATCGAGGAGTACCTGAACGACACCGATCCCGCACGTCCGGAACGCTGGGTAGCGCCGCCCGTGATTCGGCCGGATCCTCTGGCTGCTCCACCGGACACCACCCTGACGATCACGTTGCACGGAGCGCACGGACCGATCCACTACACCGTGGACGGCCGCGAGCCCACGGCGGCTGATCCGCGCTACAGTGGACCGTTCACGGTACGCCGGCCGGCACATGTGCGGGTGCGGGTGGTGGCGGCGGACGACGCGACGCTGACCACCAGTGCGTTCGCCTTCTACGAAGCGCCCGAGGTGCTGGCCGCGCAGCACCCGAACGGACCGTTGCGGCCGGGGTTGCTGGTGCGACGGTACCGCGCGGCCGACTGGGACGAATCGCCGCCCATCGAGACGCTCCCGCCGGTGGCGACCGACACGATCGGCCGCCTGGATCTGACGCTGTGGGGCGACGAGCCGGGGACGGCGCTCTGGTTCGAGGGCTACCTGCAGGTGCCCGAGACCGGCCGCTATCGGTTCTTCCTCGAGGCCGACCCGCGCAGTCGGCTCTGGATCGATGGCCAGGTGGTGGCCCACGGCCGCGCGCCGGAGGCCGGTCCGTTCACGGCGGTGCTGGCGGCCGGCTGGCATCACGTGCGCCTGCTGCTGTTGCGCGAATGGGACCTGTCGCCGGTGCAGGTGCGCTGGGCCGGTCCCGGCCGACCCTGGCAGTCGCTGACAGAAGCCGCCTTTTTTGTGAAAGCAGCCTCTTCCTACTGA
- a CDS encoding T9SS type A sorting domain-containing protein, with protein MKAMTIKIGAVLLGLCWPILALAQQAGDYRSAADGNWSAAATWEVFDGNTWGAATGAPTGTEHITVTHTVTVDVPVTISGYLKVEGDGEVTIGDGSLTFADGGVYEHARDGGSVPQATWEDGSTVMFTGIVSNAPSNRGQDYYHIVLNTPNLSSNRDLGLHGRTVRGDIRVINTGSARWQLVGGVSDTVRIMGDVIVEDGQFATQGTGSATNVVVEHYGNVRVTGGNFSISRGSQGGGTGTTTWILYEGDFEMSNATTQNSNPTPGNAKFVFAKQGTQRLTLGEGNDIRALPIEVAEGTTLDMGTSELGGDDIFYLNDGATLVSGHPDGLDGNLQTTGEVRLSKQASYVFNGAAAQVVGSLLPDTLATLGIANAEGVAVADTHRVSMLEVEAAAVLVVDTTGVLHVAGGQVLGTVVNRGELEADTALTFGNGAVYEHARNGGSIPTGNWEEGSTVLLTGIVDEAPANRNQSYYHVVFNTPNQTKNLHMSFDGVTIGGDIRVVSTGSARWYLTSASAQDTSVVTIMGDVIVEDGQFATHGTGNAYTTFVVHHYGSVRVTGGNFSISRGSQGSGTGTTTWILHEGDFEMSNATTQNSNPTPGNAKFVFAKAGVQRLVLGEGNDIRALPIEVAEGTTLDMGTSELGGEGIFILNGGATLATAHPGGVAGSIQTLGTVALDTTANFVFNGSEPQETSTLMPTVVNDLVIDNEAGVRLSQPTRIDGVLRLKAGVFDNTIPFTLGPNGSISYEGGSLLHPVANEPSPDVPTRFALYDGYPNPFRQVTTIRYDVAAPRRVVIKVYDLMGREVAELVNRDHQPGTYTVQWRPRGLASGLYYCRIDAGAFQAVRTLVLMK; from the coding sequence ATGAAAGCGATGACCATAAAGATCGGCGCCGTCCTGCTGGGCCTCTGCTGGCCGATCCTGGCTCTTGCGCAGCAGGCCGGCGACTATCGCTCGGCCGCAGACGGCAACTGGAGCGCAGCGGCTACCTGGGAGGTGTTCGACGGAAACACCTGGGGAGCGGCCACCGGCGCACCGACGGGCACCGAGCATATCACGGTGACGCATACCGTCACGGTCGACGTGCCGGTAACGATCTCAGGATACCTTAAAGTGGAAGGAGACGGCGAAGTGACCATCGGCGACGGCTCACTGACTTTCGCCGATGGGGGTGTTTACGAGCATGCGCGAGATGGGGGCAGCGTCCCGCAGGCTACCTGGGAAGACGGCTCGACCGTGATGTTCACCGGCATCGTGAGCAATGCTCCGAGCAATCGCGGACAGGACTACTATCACATCGTGCTCAACACGCCCAACCTGTCGTCCAACCGGGACCTCGGGCTGCATGGACGGACGGTTCGCGGCGACATTCGCGTCATCAATACGGGAAGTGCCCGCTGGCAGCTGGTGGGCGGCGTGTCCGATACGGTGCGGATCATGGGGGATGTGATCGTAGAAGATGGGCAATTTGCGACGCAGGGGACGGGCAGCGCGACCAACGTGGTCGTGGAGCATTACGGCAACGTCCGGGTGACGGGGGGCAACTTCTCGATCTCCCGGGGTTCGCAGGGCGGTGGTACGGGCACGACGACGTGGATTCTATATGAGGGGGATTTTGAGATGTCGAATGCGACGACGCAGAATTCGAACCCGACGCCTGGCAATGCGAAGTTCGTGTTTGCCAAACAGGGTACGCAGCGGTTGACACTCGGCGAGGGTAACGACATTCGGGCGTTGCCGATCGAGGTGGCCGAGGGTACGACGCTGGACATGGGCACCAGCGAACTGGGCGGCGACGACATCTTCTACCTGAACGACGGGGCGACGCTGGTGAGCGGGCACCCGGACGGTCTGGACGGCAATCTGCAGACGACCGGGGAGGTGCGTCTGAGCAAGCAGGCGAGCTACGTGTTCAACGGAGCGGCAGCGCAGGTGGTAGGCAGCCTGTTGCCGGACACGCTGGCGACGCTGGGGATTGCGAACGCCGAGGGGGTGGCGGTGGCCGACACGCATCGGGTGTCGATGCTGGAGGTGGAGGCGGCCGCGGTGCTGGTGGTCGACACCACGGGCGTGCTGCACGTGGCCGGCGGACAGGTGCTGGGAACAGTGGTGAACCGGGGCGAGCTGGAGGCTGACACGGCGCTGACGTTCGGGAACGGTGCCGTTTACGAGCATGCGCGCAACGGTGGGTCGATTCCGACGGGCAACTGGGAGGAGGGTTCGACGGTGCTGTTGACGGGGATTGTGGACGAGGCGCCGGCCAACCGAAATCAGAGCTATTACCATGTGGTGTTCAACACGCCGAATCAGACGAAAAACCTGCACATGAGTTTTGACGGGGTGACGATTGGCGGGGACATTCGGGTGGTCAGCACGGGGTCGGCGCGGTGGTATCTGACGTCGGCCTCGGCGCAGGACACGTCGGTGGTGACCATTATGGGGGATGTGATTGTGGAGGATGGGCAGTTTGCCACGCACGGGACGGGCAATGCCTACACGACGTTTGTGGTGCACCATTACGGGAGTGTTCGGGTGACGGGAGGGAATTTTTCGATTTCGCGGGGTTCGCAGGGTAGTGGTACAGGCACGACGACGTGGATTTTGCATGAGGGGGATTTTGAGATGTCGAATGCGACGACGCAGAATTCGAACCCGACGCCTGGCAATGCGAAGTTTGTGTTTGCGAAGGCGGGGGTGCAGCGTCTGGTGCTGGGCGAGGGCAACGACATTCGGGCGTTGCCGATCGAGGTGGCCGAGGGTACGACGCTGGACATGGGCACCAGCGAACTGGGCGGCGAAGGGATCTTCATTCTCAACGGCGGCGCGACGCTGGCCACGGCCCATCCCGGTGGCGTTGCCGGCTCCATCCAGACGCTGGGGACGGTGGCACTGGACACCACCGCCAACTTTGTTTTCAACGGCAGCGAGCCGCAGGAGACCAGCACGTTGATGCCCACGGTGGTCAACGATCTGGTGATCGACAACGAGGCGGGCGTCAGGCTTTCACAGCCGACCCGGATTGACGGGGTGCTTCGGTTGAAGGCGGGGGTGTTCGACAACACGATTCCGTTCACGCTGGGTCCGAACGGCTCGATTTCCTACGAGGGAGGTAGCCTGCTGCACCCGGTGGCCAACGAACCGTCTCCGGACGTGCCCACGCGATTTGCCCTGTATGATGGCTACCCGAATCCGTTCAGGCAGGTGACCACCATCCGCTACGATGTGGCTGCACCGCGTCGCGTGGTGATCAAGGTGTACGACCTGATGGGCCGGGAGGTGGCCGAACTGGTCAACCGGGATCACCAGCCCGGCACGTACACCGTGCAGTGGCGTCCGCGGGGTCTGGCCAGCGGCCTCTACTATTGCCGGATCGACGCCGGGGCGTTCCAGGCCGTGCGTACGCTGGTGCTGATGAAGTAA